A genomic window from Quercus lobata isolate SW786 chromosome 10, ValleyOak3.0 Primary Assembly, whole genome shotgun sequence includes:
- the LOC115964533 gene encoding uncharacterized protein LOC115964533 has protein sequence MDNPSLSAAIMGVATSVIALGVVLLKGLRSRSVIPREPHVNRDYERESYMSDILYRGKYYLGDASYGIQKGSISPYRGVRYHLKEFSDNPPRNDKELFNLRHSCLCTTIECCFGVLKKHFHVLDAKPFWSFPTQVNVVLAYCIIHNFIIGANPLDSIMNSELHDNPFANESTSRRVQQSHREVQEENREWVKKWDDICHEMWEDYDAME, from the exons ATGGATAACCCATCACTTTCTGCTGCCATAATGGGGGTAGCTACATCTGTCATTGCTTTAGGTGTTGTTCTTTTGAAAGGGCTAAGATCTAGAAGTGTTATACCTAGAGAACCTCATGTCAATCGAGACTATGAAAGAGAGTCATATATGAGTGATATTCTTTATAGAG gtaaatattatcttggtgATGCTAGTTATGGAATTCAAAAAGGAAGTATCTCCCCTTATCGTGGTGTTCGTTACCATTTGAAAGAGTTTAGTGATAATCCGCCAAGAAATGACAAAGAATTATTCAATCTTCGCCATTCTTGTTTATGCACTACCATTGAGTGTTGTTTTGGAGTTTTGAAGAAACATTTCCATGTGTTAGATGCAAAACCTTTTTGGTCATTCCCAACACAAGTGAACGTAGTCTTAGCATATTGCATAATTCACAATTTCATAATAGGAGCCAACCCTTTAGACTCAATTATGAATAGTGAGCTTCATGATAATCCGTTTGCAAATGAAAGTACAAGTAGAAGAGTCCAACAATCACACAGGGAAGTCcaagaagaaaatagagaatggGTTAAAAAATGGGATGATATTTGTCATGAAATGTGGGAGGATTATGATGCTATGGAGTga